From a single Mangifera indica cultivar Alphonso chromosome 19, CATAS_Mindica_2.1, whole genome shotgun sequence genomic region:
- the LOC123202580 gene encoding heat stress transcription factor B-4-like, which yields MAILLDNCEGILLSLDSHKSVPAPFLTKTYQLVDDPTTDHIVSWGEDDTTFVVWRPPEFARDLLPNYFKHNNFSSFVRQLNTYGFRKIVPDRWEFANEFFKKGEKHLLCEIHRRKTAQPQVAINHHQQTHSPLMNAPSLFPFPSRVSISPSDSDEQANWCDSPPLASPSGGTGVSIIGGGSGYSSSVIALSEDNERLRRSNNMLMSELAHMRKLYNDIIYFVQNHVKPVTPSNIYPSSLLVCNTPSATPIATNATLVQKPLNQLLGYYPTNPKQGPQSHVLNSLSTTSQSSLTFLEEPNNHSCKMKLFGVHLQSRKRLHTECASNPGNMETNKARLVLEKDDLGLNLMPPSTC from the exons ATGGCGATTTTGTTAGATAATTGTGAAGGAATTTTACTGTCACTTGACTCACATAAATCAGTACCAGCGCCATTTCTCACCAAAACGTACCAACTTGTTGATGATCCCACTACTGACCACATAGTCTCTTGGGGTGAAGATGACACTACCTTCGTCGTTTGGCGTCCGCCTGAGTTCGCTCGTGATCTTCTACCTAACTACTTCAAGCACAACAATTTCTCTAGTTTTGTCAGACAGCTTAACACTTAT GGTTTTAGAAAGATTGTGCCGGACAGATGGGAGTTTGCGAATGAGTTCTTCAAGAAAGGAGAAAAGCACTTACTGTGTGAGATCCATAGAAGAAAAACTGCTCAGCCGCAAGTTGCTATAAATCATCACCAGCAAACACATTCTCCACTGATGAATGCTCCGAGTCTCTTTCCTTTCCCAAGCCGAGTCAGTATCTCACCATCTGACTCAGATGAGCAAGCCAACTGGTGTGACTCACCACCGCTTGCTTCGCCAAGTGGAGGCACTGGAGTTTCAATAATTGGCGGGGGTAGTGGCTATAGTAGCTCAGTTATAGCCTTGTCTGAGGATAATGAAAGACTGAGAAGAAGTAATAATATGCTAATGTCTGAGCTCGCACACATGAGAAAGCTTTACAATGACATTATCTACTTTGTGCAAAACCATGTGAAGCCAGTTACTCCTAGTAATATTTACCCTTCTTCTTTACTTGTTTGCAACACACCATCAGCTACTCCTATTGCTACTAATGCTACACTAGTGCAAAAGCCATTAAACCAACTTCTTGGGTATTATCCTACTAACCCTAAACAAGGTCCTCAGTCTCATGTTTTGAACTCTCTTAGTACTACATCACAAAGTTCTTTGACCTTTCTTGAAGAACCCAACAACCACAGCTGTAAAATGAAGCTGTTTGGTGTACATCTACAATCCAGGAAAAGATTGCACACTGAGTGTGCTTCTAATCCAGGAAATATGGAGACCAACAAGGCTCGTCTGGTTTTAGAAAAGGATGATTTAGGGTTGAATCTCATGCCTCCTTCCACATGTTAG